Proteins encoded together in one Pseudomonas sp. TCU-HL1 window:
- a CDS encoding SCO family protein, with protein sequence MSTRRNLLTGLGTAALGLAAWHAGNLAGQSSLSTRSDGPHATPLPNVTLYTHEGRAVKFYDDLLRDRVVLINMMYTACGDRCPTITANLLGVQKLLGERAGRDVFLYSLTLQPELDTPRLLKAYAEQYRIKPGWLFLTGDPTDMERLRYGLGFYDPDPLIDDNKASHTGMVRIGNVRFNRWSMAPALAASEQILSTLNHLDHTIVHTA encoded by the coding sequence ATGAGCACTCGCAGAAATCTCCTGACTGGCTTGGGCACCGCTGCACTCGGACTCGCCGCCTGGCACGCCGGCAACCTTGCCGGGCAATCCTCGCTGAGCACCCGTAGCGACGGCCCCCACGCAACTCCGTTGCCGAACGTGACGCTCTATACCCACGAAGGCAGGGCGGTGAAGTTCTATGACGACCTGCTCCGGGATCGGGTCGTGCTGATCAACATGATGTACACCGCCTGCGGCGACCGCTGTCCGACCATCACCGCCAACCTGCTGGGCGTGCAGAAGCTGCTCGGCGAACGGGCTGGGCGCGATGTCTTCCTCTATTCGCTGACTCTGCAGCCGGAACTGGATACCCCACGGCTGCTCAAGGCGTACGCCGAGCAGTACCGGATCAAGCCGGGCTGGCTGTTCCTCACCGGCGACCCCACCGATATGGAACGGCTGCGTTACGGGCTGGGTTTCTACGATCCCGATCCGCTGATCGACGACAACAAGGCCAGCCATACCGGCATGGTGCGAATCGGCAACGTCCGTTTCAATCGCTGGTCGATGGCCCCGGCCCTCGCCGCATCCGAGCAGATCCTCAGCACGCTAAACCATCTGGATCACACGATCGTGCACACCGCCTGA